A section of the Paenibacillus yonginensis genome encodes:
- the ribE gene encoding 6,7-dimethyl-8-ribityllumazine synthase encodes MGQIFEGHLVSSGLKYAIVVGRFNEFITSKLLGGALDALKRHGVKDEEVDVAWVPGAFEIPLAAQKLAESGKYDAVITLGTVIRGSTSHYDYVCNEVAKGVAAISLKTGLPVIFGVLTTENIEQAVERAGTKAGNKGWDAAVAAIEMANLTNQLK; translated from the coding sequence ATGGGACAAATTTTTGAAGGTCATCTGGTATCGTCCGGACTGAAATACGCGATTGTGGTGGGCCGTTTCAACGAGTTTATTACAAGCAAGCTGCTGGGTGGAGCGCTGGACGCGTTGAAACGCCACGGCGTCAAAGACGAAGAGGTGGATGTCGCCTGGGTGCCGGGAGCGTTTGAAATCCCTTTGGCCGCGCAGAAGCTGGCGGAAAGCGGCAAATACGATGCGGTAATCACACTAGGCACGGTCATCCGCGGTTCTACCAGCCATTACGATTATGTCTGCAACGAGGTGGCGAAGGGCGTAGCGGCGATTAGTCTCAAAACGGGGCTTCCGGTGATCTTTGGGGTGCTCACGACCGAGAACATCGAACAGGCCGTAGAACGGGCCGGAACCAAAGCCGGCAACAAAGGCTGGGATGCTGCAGTAGCGGCAATTGAAATGGCAAACTTGACGAATCAGCTAAAATAG
- the spoIIAA gene encoding anti-sigma F factor antagonist, giving the protein MKVNVELETRRDTLIVRLGGELDHHAADGVRLQLDEEIARGRCRHLVLSLESLQFMDSSGLGVILGRYKLIKQKGGQMAVCHVNAPVYRLFEMSGLFKIMPIYATEEEALTELEVAL; this is encoded by the coding sequence ATGAAGGTGAATGTGGAATTGGAAACACGCAGGGACACGCTGATCGTTCGGCTCGGCGGTGAGCTTGACCACCATGCGGCAGACGGCGTTCGCCTGCAGCTGGATGAGGAAATCGCCCGGGGGCGCTGCCGCCATCTAGTGCTCAGCCTGGAGTCCCTTCAATTCATGGATAGTTCCGGTCTTGGCGTTATTCTGGGCCGTTACAAGCTGATTAAGCAGAAAGGCGGTCAAATGGCTGTATGCCATGTCAACGCGCCTGTGTACCGGCTGTTTGAAATGTCCGGTTTGTTCAAAATCATGCCGATCTATGCCACAGAAGAAGAGGCACTTACGGAACTGGAGGTTGCCCTATGA
- a CDS encoding bifunctional 3,4-dihydroxy-2-butanone-4-phosphate synthase/GTP cyclohydrolase II encodes MEPIELDSIEEALEELKQGKPIIVVDDEDRENEGDLVALAEMATPDVINFMITQARGLVCVPITQERAEELELTPMVEHNTDYHGTNFTVSVDYKDTTTGISAFERSQTVKGLMNPAAGPEDFRKPGHMFPLIAKKGGVLRRAGHTEAAVDLAKLCGAYPAGVICEVIKENGEMARLPELKQFAGQHGLKLISVRDLIRYRNEREKLVNREVEVRMPTDFGEFRAVAYTNSVDNKEHLALVKGNIDSNEPVLVRVHSECLTGDVFHSHRCDCGPQLAAALRQIEEEGRGILLYMRQEGRGIGLINKLKAYKLQEQGLDTVEANLKLGFQADLRDYGIGAQILKDLGVRQIRLMTNNPRKIKGLEGYGLQVVQRVPIQIKENEDNTAYLHTKQAKLGHMLVFDEVKKWDDLEQNELDR; translated from the coding sequence TTGGAACCCATCGAACTTGATTCCATTGAAGAAGCGCTTGAAGAGTTGAAGCAAGGCAAACCGATCATCGTCGTGGATGATGAAGACCGGGAAAATGAAGGCGATCTGGTTGCATTAGCAGAAATGGCTACGCCGGATGTGATCAATTTTATGATTACCCAAGCCAGGGGATTGGTGTGTGTGCCAATTACGCAGGAAAGGGCAGAAGAGCTTGAACTCACCCCTATGGTTGAGCACAACACCGATTACCACGGCACTAACTTTACAGTGTCTGTAGATTACAAGGATACGACCACAGGTATTTCCGCTTTCGAACGTTCACAGACGGTTAAGGGGCTGATGAATCCGGCGGCGGGACCGGAGGATTTCCGCAAGCCGGGACATATGTTTCCGCTGATTGCCAAGAAAGGCGGCGTGCTGCGGCGGGCCGGGCATACGGAAGCCGCGGTTGATCTGGCGAAGCTGTGCGGAGCTTATCCGGCCGGCGTCATTTGCGAAGTTATCAAGGAGAACGGTGAAATGGCGAGACTTCCCGAGCTTAAACAATTTGCCGGGCAGCATGGCCTCAAGCTGATCAGCGTCCGCGATCTGATCCGTTACCGGAATGAACGGGAGAAGCTGGTGAACCGGGAGGTTGAGGTCCGGATGCCCACCGATTTCGGCGAGTTCCGGGCTGTCGCGTACACAAACTCCGTGGACAACAAGGAGCATTTGGCTCTGGTCAAAGGAAATATTGATTCCAATGAACCGGTGCTTGTCCGGGTCCATTCCGAATGTCTGACCGGCGATGTGTTCCACTCTCACCGCTGCGACTGCGGGCCGCAGCTTGCGGCAGCACTGCGGCAGATCGAAGAGGAAGGCCGCGGGATTCTGCTCTATATGCGCCAGGAAGGACGAGGCATCGGGCTGATTAATAAACTTAAGGCCTATAAGCTGCAGGAGCAGGGACTTGATACGGTGGAAGCCAACCTTAAGCTCGGCTTCCAGGCCGATCTCCGGGATTACGGCATCGGAGCGCAGATACTTAAGGACCTTGGGGTCCGGCAAATTCGTCTGATGACAAACAACCCCCGCAAGATTAAAGGACTGGAAGGATACGGCCTGCAGGTGGTGCAGCGTGTTCCGATTCAGATTAAAGAGAATGAGGACAATACGGCGTATCTGCATACGAAACAGGCCAAGCTGGGGCATATGCTGGTGTTCGATGAGGTCAAGAAATGGGATGACCTCGAGCAAAATGAATTGGACCGGTAA
- the sigF gene encoding RNA polymerase sporulation sigma factor SigF — translation MDADVKQTPREYLDDSEVKRLIALSQSGDTLARDTLVNCNIRLVWSVVQRFMNRGYEPEDLFQIGCIGLLKSVDKFDLSYDVKFSTYAVPMIIGEIQRFLRDDGTLKVSRSLKEMANKVRKKKDELSKTLGRLPTIKEVAQELGVSPEDVVFAQEANKPPTSIHETVFENEGDPITLIDQIADESQERWFDKLALHEALDGLTERERLIVYLRYYRDQTQSEVASRLGISQVQVSRLEKKILQNIRDQIAQ, via the coding sequence ATGGATGCTGATGTGAAACAAACGCCGAGAGAATATTTGGACGACTCGGAAGTCAAGAGGCTGATCGCCCTCAGCCAGTCGGGCGATACGCTCGCGCGGGATACGCTGGTGAACTGCAACATACGTCTCGTATGGTCCGTAGTGCAGCGGTTTATGAACCGCGGCTACGAACCGGAGGACTTGTTCCAGATCGGATGTATTGGGCTGCTGAAATCGGTGGATAAATTTGACCTCAGCTATGATGTGAAGTTCTCCACCTATGCAGTGCCGATGATCATTGGAGAAATCCAGCGTTTTCTCAGGGATGACGGTACGCTGAAGGTGAGCCGCTCGCTGAAGGAAATGGCCAACAAGGTTCGGAAGAAGAAAGACGAGCTGTCCAAAACGCTTGGCCGCCTGCCGACCATCAAAGAGGTGGCCCAGGAGCTGGGGGTATCACCGGAGGACGTTGTTTTCGCCCAGGAGGCGAATAAACCGCCAACTTCCATCCACGAGACGGTATTTGAGAACGAAGGGGACCCGATAACGCTGATCGACCAGATTGCCGATGAGTCCCAGGAACGCTGGTTCGATAAGCTGGCGCTGCATGAAGCGCTGGACGGACTGACGGAAAGGGAAAGGCTGATTGTCTACTTGAGGTATTACCGGGATCAGACGCAGTCAGAGGTCGCCAGCAGGCTGGGCATTTCCCAGGTGCAGGTTTCAAGGCTTGAGAAAAAGATTCTTCAAAATATCAGGGATCAGATTGCACAATAA
- the spoIIAB gene encoding anti-sigma F factor — translation MSESSRNFMTLQFAAKSENESFARVTVAAFVSQLDPTMDEITDLKTVVSEAVTNCIIHGYDSDPNGIITITAEIEEDTILLTIEDKGRGIEDLELAQQPLYTSKPELERSGMGFTIMENFMDEFGVTSEMGRGTMIRMKKRIESKKALYN, via the coding sequence ATGAGCGAAAGCAGCCGTAATTTCATGACATTGCAGTTTGCCGCCAAGTCTGAGAATGAATCTTTTGCCCGGGTGACCGTAGCTGCTTTTGTTTCACAGCTTGATCCAACGATGGACGAAATTACCGATCTCAAGACGGTTGTATCCGAAGCCGTAACGAATTGTATTATTCACGGCTATGACAGTGATCCAAACGGGATCATCACCATTACGGCAGAGATCGAAGAGGATACGATCCTGCTGACAATTGAAGACAAAGGACGCGGTATCGAGGATCTGGAACTGGCCCAGCAGCCTCTGTACACGTCCAAGCCGGAACTGGAGCGCTCCGGGATGGGTTTCACCATCATGGAGAACTTCATGGACGAGTTTGGCGTCACCAGCGAAATGGGGCGGGGCACGATGATCCGGATGAAGAAGAGGATCGAATCCAAGAAAGCCTTGTATAACTAA
- a CDS encoding riboflavin synthase, with amino-acid sequence MFTGLVEEIGRLKSVSRSGEAMVLWIEAHKIMEDMKLGDSIAVNGVCLTVTSMTAASFNVDVMPQTYKHTNLSKLTAGQKLNLERAMSAGGRFGGHIVQGHVDGTGEIVNVRRDYNAVVYTIKPAPSDLLRYMVAQGSITVDGISLTVAELDGDRFSVSIIPHTLAQTALGTKNSGDSVNLECDVLGKYVERLLLYNGPAAVPAAEGSKGLDLNFLAENGFV; translated from the coding sequence TTGTTTACAGGACTGGTTGAGGAAATAGGCCGCCTAAAGTCGGTAAGCCGCAGCGGGGAGGCCATGGTGCTGTGGATTGAAGCACATAAAATCATGGAGGATATGAAGCTTGGCGACAGCATCGCCGTAAATGGAGTTTGCCTAACGGTAACCAGCATGACGGCGGCCTCCTTTAACGTTGATGTGATGCCGCAAACATATAAACACACCAATCTGTCCAAGCTGACAGCCGGACAGAAGCTGAATCTGGAAAGGGCGATGTCTGCAGGAGGCCGGTTTGGCGGCCATATCGTGCAGGGTCATGTGGACGGAACGGGGGAGATCGTGAACGTCCGGCGCGATTATAATGCAGTTGTTTATACGATCAAACCTGCCCCCAGCGATTTGTTAAGGTATATGGTGGCCCAAGGTTCGATTACGGTTGACGGCATTAGTTTGACTGTAGCCGAACTGGACGGGGATCGTTTCAGCGTTTCGATTATCCCCCATACGCTGGCACAGACGGCGCTAGGCACCAAGAACTCGGGGGACAGTGTTAATCTGGAATGTGATGTTTTAGGCAAATATGTTGAGCGGTTGCTGCTATATAATGGCCCGGCCGCTGTGCCGGCCGCGGAAGGATCAAAAGGGCTGGATTTGAATTTCCTTGCCGAGAACGGATTTGTTTAA
- a CDS encoding spore germination protein has protein sequence MSERNSDMESSRDSEQGTIEFIPDFDPGRGGSEESDGGGKPGSGEVSAGKKENEASDSIKESVVYWQHSDGISRKLNTTKKTLQQVVGLGESFDVDFREMTFAGRRAAIFLITTFVKDNILVEIMKRLTYLTPESVSGSAVKAFFEEYIPHMQVTTTDKLSECITQVLSGMSVLFLEGEDTAILMDTRSYPMRNPEEPSLERVVRGARDGFTETLLTNVSLVRRRLRDPGLTFEILKVGRRTEMDVSIAYIDDIVDKVQVEQLREKIASVDIEGIPLADKQLEEAIIHKGWNPYPLVRYSERPDTVASHLLEGRIVVLVDTSPSVMILPTTFFDLCQHAEENRQTAFMGTYLRWIRFFGILASLFLLPLWLLVVVHPEIKPPALSFIGPQAQAKIPLIAQFLLVEFGVDLMRMAAVHTPTPLASAMGLIAAILVGDIAVKTGLFVNEVVLYMAVAAIGMFATPSYELGLANRLVRLFLLVTVAIFGVPGFVAGVTFFLILLTLHRSFNSSYLWPFIPFNAKAMAAVVLRMPVMYAKSRPSFNKPRDRSRIGQE, from the coding sequence ATGAGTGAACGTAATTCAGATATGGAATCCTCCCGGGATTCAGAGCAAGGCACGATCGAATTTATTCCGGATTTTGATCCTGGACGCGGCGGCTCCGAGGAGTCAGACGGTGGAGGCAAACCCGGAAGCGGAGAAGTAAGTGCAGGGAAAAAAGAGAACGAAGCTTCGGATTCCATTAAGGAATCGGTTGTGTATTGGCAGCACAGCGACGGCATCAGCCGGAAGCTGAACACCACGAAGAAGACGCTCCAGCAGGTCGTGGGACTTGGCGAAAGCTTTGACGTTGATTTTCGGGAGATGACATTTGCCGGCAGGAGAGCGGCTATATTCCTTATTACTACGTTTGTGAAAGACAATATCCTTGTTGAGATTATGAAAAGGCTGACCTATTTGACGCCTGAATCGGTATCCGGGAGTGCGGTCAAGGCCTTTTTTGAAGAATATATTCCTCATATGCAGGTTACAACGACCGACAAATTAAGCGAATGTATTACGCAGGTTTTGTCCGGCATGAGCGTGTTGTTCCTGGAAGGCGAAGATACGGCGATTCTGATGGATACGCGTTCTTATCCGATGAGAAATCCCGAGGAGCCTTCCCTGGAAAGAGTGGTCCGCGGAGCGAGGGACGGCTTCACCGAAACGCTGCTGACCAATGTCAGCCTGGTCCGCCGCCGGCTGCGAGACCCTGGGTTGACCTTTGAAATTTTGAAGGTAGGCCGGCGCACAGAGATGGATGTTTCGATTGCTTATATTGATGATATTGTCGATAAAGTCCAGGTTGAGCAGTTGAGGGAAAAGATCGCCAGCGTCGATATTGAGGGGATTCCCCTTGCGGATAAACAGCTGGAGGAAGCTATTATCCACAAGGGCTGGAATCCTTATCCGCTGGTCCGCTATTCAGAGCGTCCGGATACGGTCGCCTCGCATCTGCTCGAGGGCCGGATCGTCGTACTTGTGGATACATCGCCAAGCGTAATGATTCTGCCTACGACCTTTTTTGATCTGTGCCAGCATGCGGAGGAGAACCGGCAGACGGCCTTTATGGGCACTTATTTGCGCTGGATCCGGTTCTTCGGGATATTGGCCTCCCTGTTTCTGCTGCCTCTTTGGCTGCTGGTCGTTGTGCATCCGGAGATCAAGCCGCCGGCTTTATCTTTCATCGGGCCTCAGGCGCAGGCGAAGATCCCGCTCATTGCCCAGTTTCTCCTGGTTGAATTCGGGGTTGACCTGATGCGCATGGCTGCTGTTCATACGCCAACTCCGCTGGCTTCTGCCATGGGCTTGATTGCGGCTATTCTGGTCGGCGATATTGCGGTCAAAACCGGTTTGTTTGTCAACGAAGTGGTACTGTACATGGCGGTTGCCGCCATCGGGATGTTCGCAACGCCAAGCTATGAGCTGGGGCTCGCCAATCGCCTTGTGCGGTTGTTTCTGCTCGTTACAGTTGCGATCTTTGGGGTGCCGGGTTTTGTTGCAGGGGTTACTTTCTTCCTTATCCTGCTGACGCTGCACCGCTCCTTCAACTCCTCTTACCTGTGGCCTTTTATACCATTTAATGCAAAGGCTATGGCGGCCGTGGTGCTTCGTATGCCGGTGATGTATGCCAAATCACGCCCGTCCTTCAACAAACCGCGTGATCGCAGCCGAATTGGACAGGAATAA
- a CDS encoding stage V sporulation protein AA → MDGTRILLGDIAQILAPASCEKPLKELVVKQPVKQDGNRIVIDMMQVIQVIREVFPRLLVEYIGEPHTLVEISGKERKPSILLFIMVWLLLFFGSMLTIMNFHEDVSMPEVIVHIVEMITGKHDDHPYLFQTTYSLGIGVGMILFFNHLFRKKWNEEPTPLEVEMFLYQENMDHYVITEEYKKIHRKESKKNDGGGGAP, encoded by the coding sequence ATGGACGGCACCCGGATTCTTCTTGGAGACATCGCGCAGATTCTGGCTCCGGCTTCCTGTGAGAAGCCGTTAAAAGAGCTGGTGGTTAAGCAGCCGGTCAAGCAGGACGGCAACCGGATCGTCATTGATATGATGCAGGTGATCCAGGTGATTCGTGAAGTGTTCCCCCGGCTCCTGGTGGAATATATCGGAGAACCTCATACGCTTGTGGAGATCAGCGGCAAAGAGAGGAAACCTTCCATTCTTCTCTTTATTATGGTTTGGCTGCTGCTGTTCTTCGGTTCTATGCTCACGATCATGAATTTTCATGAAGATGTTAGTATGCCTGAGGTGATCGTGCATATTGTCGAAATGATCACGGGCAAACATGACGACCATCCTTATCTGTTTCAAACCACTTATTCACTCGGCATTGGAGTGGGCATGATTCTCTTTTTTAATCATCTGTTTCGCAAAAAATGGAATGAAGAACCTACTCCCCTTGAGGTCGAAATGTTCCTGTATCAAGAGAATATGGATCACTATGTAATTACCGAGGAGTACAAAAAAATTCACCGCAAGGAAAGCAAGAAGAATGACGGGGGAGGGGGTGCGCCGTGA
- a CDS encoding peptidylprolyl isomerase gives MAKQAKIKLANGGEVVLDLFDKDAPNTVANFEKLANSGFYNGLVFHRVIPGFVAQGGCPNGTGTGGPGYTINCEINPNKHERGSLAMAHAGRNTGGSQFYICYEAQPHLDGQHTVFGKVVSGMEHVDAFQGRDRMESVEVYEV, from the coding sequence ATGGCTAAACAAGCAAAAATCAAACTTGCGAACGGTGGGGAAGTTGTCCTCGACCTGTTCGATAAAGACGCTCCGAATACGGTAGCAAACTTCGAAAAATTGGCAAACTCCGGCTTCTACAACGGCCTTGTCTTTCATCGCGTTATCCCAGGATTTGTAGCCCAAGGCGGCTGCCCTAACGGAACAGGCACCGGCGGTCCAGGCTATACCATCAACTGCGAAATCAATCCGAACAAACATGAGCGCGGTTCCCTGGCTATGGCACATGCCGGACGCAACACAGGCGGCAGCCAGTTCTACATCTGCTACGAAGCTCAGCCGCATCTTGACGGCCAGCACACTGTATTTGGCAAAGTAGTCAGCGGCATGGAGCATGTGGATGCTTTCCAAGGACGTGACCGTATGGAATCCGTAGAAGTATACGAAGTCTAA
- the ribD gene encoding bifunctional diaminohydroxyphosphoribosylaminopyrimidine deaminase/5-amino-6-(5-phosphoribosylamino)uracil reductase RibD: MQWTPSGDRNLQPMSDEYYMGLALDMARHTQGQTGINPVVGSVVVRDGAVVGMGAHLKRGEGHAEVQALQMAGERAEGSTVYVTLEPCSHYGATPPCSKRLIEAGVSRVVVACEDPNPQVSGRGIAMLKEAGITVETGVMAEEARQLNKKFIKFITTGLPFVTLKTASTLDGKIATRTGDSKWVTGEAARQLVHTMRHQHAAILVGVNTVIADDPSLTTRLPVPGLSPIRVIVDSKLRIPDDARVLKPVVYGDPETILLTTMNHGNVEKQLLLESKGIRVIPCGGGERVDLHEGLKQLALSGISSVLVEGGGTIGGAFLAEKLVDEVQLFLAPKLLGSGGIDSFGFAGPSRMKEAIALTNLQITPAGKDLLLTGTPSWEG; this comes from the coding sequence ATGCAGTGGACCCCATCCGGTGACAGGAATTTACAGCCGATGAGCGACGAATACTATATGGGGCTTGCTTTGGATATGGCTAGACACACTCAGGGGCAGACCGGCATAAATCCGGTTGTAGGCTCCGTGGTTGTCCGGGACGGGGCGGTAGTCGGCATGGGTGCACATCTGAAACGCGGCGAAGGGCATGCCGAGGTTCAGGCACTCCAGATGGCAGGCGAACGGGCGGAAGGAAGCACCGTTTATGTGACACTCGAGCCGTGCAGCCACTATGGGGCGACTCCCCCCTGCAGCAAACGGCTGATTGAAGCAGGCGTGTCCCGAGTCGTTGTGGCTTGCGAAGACCCGAATCCCCAGGTGTCCGGCCGGGGCATCGCTATGCTGAAGGAAGCCGGAATCACGGTGGAAACGGGTGTTATGGCTGAAGAAGCCAGACAGCTGAATAAGAAATTCATCAAGTTTATTACGACGGGGCTACCCTTTGTGACGCTCAAAACGGCCAGTACGCTGGATGGCAAAATAGCGACGCGAACGGGCGACAGCAAGTGGGTGACGGGGGAAGCCGCACGTCAGCTTGTGCATACGATGCGGCATCAGCATGCGGCGATTCTCGTTGGCGTGAACACGGTGATTGCTGATGATCCGTCTTTGACAACCCGCTTGCCTGTGCCGGGGCTTTCACCGATCCGGGTCATTGTGGACTCAAAGCTGCGCATCCCGGATGATGCTAGAGTGCTTAAACCCGTCGTTTATGGCGACCCGGAGACAATCCTTTTAACGACTATGAACCACGGGAATGTGGAGAAGCAGCTGCTGCTGGAATCCAAAGGCATCCGCGTCATTCCTTGCGGAGGAGGAGAGCGGGTCGATCTGCATGAAGGATTAAAGCAGCTTGCCTTATCCGGCATATCTTCGGTGCTGGTGGAAGGCGGAGGGACGATAGGCGGAGCGTTTCTGGCGGAGAAACTGGTAGACGAAGTTCAGCTGTTCCTCGCCCCTAAACTGCTCGGGAGCGGAGGAATCGACAGCTTCGGTTTTGCCGGACCCTCCAGAATGAAGGAGGCGATTGCCTTAACGAACCTGCAGATTACACCGGCAGGAAAGGATCTCTTGCTTACAGGAACACCAAGCTGGGAGGGATAA
- a CDS encoding stage V sporulation protein AB, with protein MTVPQLLEAVCLAFLGLAGGTAVGAGVVALFVVLDIVPRLAQLTRTYPQVHWYEGAMIAGSLFGTFADFWSWKFYIAWKPLSALVGLLNGIFVGMLAAALTEVLNVLPILAKRVRLQRYLFLLLLAMVFGKVAGSFYDWFIYHP; from the coding sequence GTGACGGTTCCTCAACTGCTTGAGGCGGTTTGTCTCGCCTTTCTGGGATTGGCCGGAGGGACGGCTGTCGGGGCCGGCGTGGTTGCCTTGTTTGTTGTGCTGGACATTGTTCCGAGACTGGCTCAGCTGACCCGAACTTACCCGCAGGTGCATTGGTATGAAGGGGCCATGATCGCCGGTTCCTTATTCGGCACTTTTGCCGACTTTTGGAGCTGGAAATTTTATATTGCATGGAAGCCGTTGTCCGCGCTGGTAGGGCTGCTTAACGGGATTTTTGTAGGCATGCTGGCTGCCGCGCTGACGGAGGTGCTTAATGTGCTGCCGATTTTAGCCAAGAGAGTACGGCTTCAGCGGTATCTGTTTCTGCTGCTGCTTGCCATGGTATTCGGCAAAGTCGCCGGTTCTTTCTACGATTGGTTTATTTATCATCCCTAA
- the lysA gene encoding diaminopimelate decarboxylase — protein MYLHGTSTINAKGHLEIGGCDTVELKEKYGTPLYIMDETLIRQRAREYTEAFRQSGLAFQVAFASKAFCTMAMCRLVEEEGMSLDVVSEGELYTALKAGFPPQRIHFHGNNKTPDEIQMAIDARIGCFVADNFDELHLLNALAADNGVKVNVLLRITPGVEAHTHEYISTGQTDSKFGFDLANGAAYEAVKTAIGLPQLNLLGLHSHIGSQIFEVEGFKVAAERVSEFAVKVKRELNFIFKVINLGGGFGIRYTEEDAPLHASVYVKAITDAVKHHFSGVYDQLPEVWIEPGRSIVGDAGTTLYTIGSSKQIPGIRKYVSVDGGMTDNPRPALYDSKYEAMLANRADEAATETVSIAGKCCESGDMLIWDLKLPESKAGDLLAVASTGAYNYSMASNYNRIPRPAVVFVKDGESDLVVKRESLNDIIANDVIPERILKQHSLK, from the coding sequence ATGTATTTACATGGTACCAGTACAATTAATGCCAAAGGTCATTTGGAGATCGGCGGCTGCGATACTGTAGAGCTTAAGGAGAAATACGGAACACCGCTTTATATAATGGACGAAACGCTGATCCGCCAACGCGCGCGGGAATACACAGAAGCTTTTCGGCAATCGGGCCTGGCTTTTCAGGTGGCTTTTGCAAGCAAGGCGTTCTGCACGATGGCCATGTGCCGTCTGGTGGAAGAGGAAGGCATGAGCCTTGATGTAGTGTCGGAAGGCGAGCTTTATACGGCTTTGAAGGCCGGTTTTCCGCCGCAGCGCATTCATTTTCATGGCAACAACAAAACGCCGGACGAAATCCAGATGGCGATTGATGCCAGAATCGGCTGCTTTGTGGCCGACAACTTTGACGAGCTTCATTTGCTCAATGCTTTGGCCGCTGACAACGGGGTTAAAGTTAACGTGCTCCTGCGGATCACTCCAGGTGTAGAAGCCCACACGCATGAATATATTTCGACGGGCCAAACCGATTCCAAATTCGGCTTCGATTTGGCGAATGGAGCAGCTTACGAAGCGGTGAAGACAGCGATAGGACTGCCGCAGCTGAACCTGCTCGGGCTGCATTCTCATATCGGCTCCCAAATCTTCGAAGTCGAAGGCTTCAAGGTAGCCGCAGAACGGGTATCCGAATTTGCCGTGAAGGTGAAACGCGAGCTTAATTTTATTTTTAAAGTGATCAATCTCGGCGGGGGCTTTGGCATCCGGTATACCGAAGAAGACGCTCCGCTGCATGCTTCTGTGTATGTAAAAGCCATTACGGATGCGGTGAAGCACCACTTCTCCGGCGTATACGACCAGCTGCCCGAAGTGTGGATCGAGCCGGGCAGGAGCATTGTCGGCGATGCTGGCACTACGCTGTATACGATCGGTTCCAGCAAACAGATCCCCGGCATCCGCAAATATGTGTCCGTTGACGGCGGGATGACGGATAATCCGCGTCCGGCTTTGTATGATTCCAAATATGAAGCGATGCTTGCGAACCGGGCCGATGAAGCGGCAACCGAAACGGTTTCCATTGCCGGCAAATGCTGCGAGAGCGGCGACATGCTGATTTGGGACCTCAAGCTGCCTGAATCCAAAGCCGGCGACCTGCTGGCAGTGGCTTCTACCGGAGCTTATAACTACTCTATGGCCAGCAACTATAACCGGATTCCGCGTCCTGCAGTTGTATTCGTTAAGGATGGAGAAAGCGACCTGGTCGTCAAGCGGGAATCGTTAAACGATATTATCGCCAATGACGTTATTCCGGAACGGATTTTGAAACAGCATTCGCTGAAATAA